GTGGGTATATGGGGTTCGATATGGACACTGCTCTCTATCCGCTCGGGGTGAGCAAGTCCTATGGCTGGGGGGCGGCTACCGCACAGGGGCGGTATGCCGATGTCCATGCCTTTGCCTATAGGCTTGCAGAAACTGAAGAAGAACGAGAAAAACAGTTTGCAATACTCACACAGTATGCAGACTATGCCCTTGGCCTGAATCCCCTTGGGGTATCCTTCGTAACAGGGTTGGGATCGGTGCAGCCCAATAGCCCATTGCATCTTGATTCCTGGCCAGCAATCGAGAAAGGCTTGCCACCGGTTCCTGGGCTTGTCTTGTATGGGCCAACCTCTTGGCGAAGCGGAGCTGCCTATCAGTTGGCTGTCTCTGATACCCTCTATCCAGGTTGGGAAGAGCAGCCACAGCAGAGACGGTGGGCGGATGGATGGTCCTTGGTGAACAACAATGAGTTCACTATCTGGGAGACGATGGTCTGGAATATTGCCATGTATGGTGCAATGAACACAAATCCTGTCAACGGTCGATGATCTTCTTGATTTTTGCACGCAAGGTATTGCCATGCACCCGCAGGTGGTAGGATGGCGCCATGCTCTTTGTCCATAGCTTCTTGTAATCGAGGTACTCTCCCCCGAACTCAATCTTCTCGTACCCCTTCTTGTAGGAGTCCTGAATGATTTCCGAGAGTATGGCATTGCCGGGAGACCAGTCAGCATAGTCTCGGTTGTATGCTCCAAAGAGCATATGGACCGACCCGCGATACACAAGATTCAACTCGAATGCGATAAGTGTATGGTCACAATGCAAGGTGCAGAGATCGAGCATGTCTTTCTCAAGGAAGACTGTGGCAACCTGTTTATAGAATGACTTCAGGTCATCCAAGGCATTCTCCTCAGCAAGTGCTTCTGCTTGCCAGCTGGCATTAAATAGGGCAAGTACCTCTTCCATGACTGAGGAAAAACTTTCTTCAGTAAAATCAGTTTTGCTTTGGTATCGGGTGAAGTGGTAATCTGGATATTTCTCCCAAAGCTTCCTTGTGTAGCGCCGGATTCTCTTTCTGTGTCCCTGGGTACGATCTGAGAGATATTCAACCCAGGTTCCCACCAGTGGGAAGTAGGGTTGTTCATTGAAGACTTCGAGGGTGTGGGGTAGTGACTTTGCATCAAGGAAACCAGAAATTTTCTCCAAGGTTCCCCCTTGTGGGTCAAGCTTGAAGAAATCAAAGGAGTCCACCGGTTTATTGATGGCATCACGCAGTGCTTCGATTGCCTCAGCAGTGGTTTTCTGGTCGGCTCCAATAAAGGGTATGATCCTCTGTGAATTGAATTCAATGGTACGTACCACGGTACGTGGAAGCAACTTTCCAGACTCCTCTGTGATGCGAAAGATTCCCATGCATGCCAAGGTTCCTTCCTGGTCCAGAAAGCGGCAGGGAAGAATCTTTGTATCCTTGGCAAACTGGCCGACGCCGATCTCTATCCATTCGAGATGGTCGAAGGCGCTGGCAAAAGGGGTTTGTGCCAAAAGGGAGTTCCAGTCGGCAGCAAATGCAGCATTGGGTGGCCACTCATCAATCTGGGCGGTCAGTTTTCGTCTGTCATCCTTTGTCATACGAACCAGCTCCTTTTCCGAACTTCCTTGGCAACCATAGTAACATGGATTAGACTGCTTGTATGAAGATTTTGATTGTAACGAATTTGTTTCCTCCCGTCGTCTTGGGTGGGTACGAGATACTGTGTCACCAAGTCGTGAAGGCGCTTGAAGATGCCGGTCACACGGTGACTGTTCTCACCAGCACAGTGGGGGCTGTCCCTTCTTCAGGCTCCATTATTCGTGAGCTGCATGTCTTCCAGCCATTTGATAAGAAGGTTGAAGGGGCAATGAGGAGTGAGAAACTCAGAGCTGCTCGTCATAATGCACAATGCATGAAAGATCTCCTTGCAAAATCTTCCTTCGATGTCATATTCATGTGGAGCATGCTCCGTCTCACGCCCTCCTGTGCGGCAGTGGCAGAGAGTTCAGAGGTTCCTGTTGTTTATACGTTCAATGATGAGCATCCAAGTGGATACCTTCCCGCGCGGTTTTCCCTCTCCCCCCGTGTTTTCTTCAGATGGGTGCTTGATGCCACAGTTTTTCAGTCCCTTACCAATCGATCATTACAATTTAAGTTCTCTACCTGTATCAGCAAGTTGCTCAAGGAGAACCTGCTCAAGGCAGGGATGCCCATCAGTGGTAGCCAGGTAATTTACCAAGGTATTCCGATCAGTCAATTTCCCCTGAGAGATCAGGGGAGAAGCAACGAAGGTCCACTTCGCTTGCTCTATGCTGGACAGTTGCACGCATACAAGGGAGTCCATACCCTCTTGGAAGCCTTGGGATTGATAGCAGAGAGCGATGAGCCTACCAAATACCAATGTTCCATTGTGGGCGCAGGTACAGATGAGTATGAGAAACAACTGGCTTCTCACGCTGAACGCTTGAGGATTCCGGTTTCGCTCATGGGCAAGGTAACCCATGAAGAGATGGCAGCTCTCTATCGCAGCCATGATGTACTGGTTTTTCCCTCCATCTGGCCTGAGCCGTTTGGCCTTACACATCTGGAGGCGATGGCTAGTGGAATCCCGGTTATCAGTACGGTCAATGGAGGGCAAGGGGAGTTTCTCTTTGATGGGGTCAACTGCCTGAGCTTCCCCCCTTCTGATGCTGAATGCTTAGCGCACCAAATCCAAACATTGGCTAATGACCCTGATCTTTATCAATCCCTGGTTGAGGCAGGCCGCGATACGGTGGAGAAAGGGTTTACCTTCTCAAGGTATGTTGCGGATTTACAGCGGTTGTTGAAAAAGGCTATCAGTCAGACTCGCTAGGGGCAAGGATGAAGGTTGTCTCGTTCACGTTGTGGATTCTTCGCCTCTTTTGGTCTTTTGTCAGCGAATAGATGATCTGCATACCACGCCCACTGGCTTCCTCATCCTCATTGAGCAGGTCGAAGAATTGGTCGGACGATTCTGGATGAGGCGGTAGGTCCCATACTGCTGCACGGTCCCGGATGGTGAGAATGATTTCCTCTCCAACACTGACCTCAAGCGCTATGATTTCATCAAGGGATGTTTCCAGTCCATGTACGATTATGTTGTTCATGAATTCGCTGGCTACTATCCTACAACGCCAGGCATCCATCTCACTTCTTCCTAGTTTTAGAATGAAGTCAGCGCACTCCTGTGCTGTCTTGTCCACCATGGTGAGGCTTGCAGGCAGTTCCAGTACAGTCGAGTACTCAGAGGGTTCCCTGACCTGCATGGCGATACAGGTGAAATCGTCTTGTCGGTGAATGAAACCATTCCTATCGACCATCGCATGACACTCCTGTGGCATCATGGCCACCTCGGTTTCATTGCTGTCGGTATGTAAAAGATCCAGGAATCTTCCCAGTTCCAAGGTTTCCCCTGCATCATTTGTCGATTCGAACACCCCGTCCGTATACAGGACAAGCATATCATCACTGGAGAGTGGTTCCTCCATGACCAGCGAGGGGCTGTATTCATGATCGCTGTCCCAGCCCAAGGGGATGTCTCCCAATTGGTCCAGAATACGTATGGTGTTTTGCTTTCGGTTGATTATGGCCATAGGAGGGTGTCCTGCATTCAATGCCTGGATGCTCATGCTCCCTACATCGACGACACAGAGGCAGAGAGTCATGTAGCTATCCTTGAACAACCCGTCAGAGAGGGTTTTGTTCAGTCTTGTGACAATCTCTGCGGGAGTACAGTCAGGACGAGCGGTGGAGAGGATCATTCCCAAGACTGATTTTACCCCCATCATGATCAAGGCAGCCTGGACACCATGGCCTGAGATGTCTGCCACATAGGCCACATACCGAGTCTCACTGATTTTCAGGCAGTCAAAGAGATCTCCTCCAATCTGTGCCCAAGGACGGTAGTTTGCAGAGAAAATCACATTCCCTTCCGCCTTGAACCAACGAGGCAATATATAGTTCTGGATTGATTGTGCTGTATCCAGATCTTCCATGATGTCGTTGTATAATGACTGTATCTTCTCTTCTGTCTCTTTCTTTGCTGCAATGGAACTGAACTGGGTTCCAAGGGAGGCGATCAAGAGGATCTCCTCTTTAGTGAAGGTGCTTTCCTTCCCGATTTGAATGATGAGCTTTCCTCGCTTTTCAGAGTCAACCATGATAGGGGCTTCTTGGACCAATCCCTTACAATCTCCTCGGCAATTACCATAGGTGTTACTCCCGTATTCAATACCAACAGTGAGTGAAGCATGGGAAAGGAATGTTGTTTGGATGGTCCCTATTGCTTTATTGAAGATATCTGCAAGGGTGTTCCTCTCATCAGCGACAAGCTTTAGGATGCTGAAAAGACAATCCAATTCACGTACCCTGTCCGATACACGCGCCAGGAGCGCTTTCTGCTCCT
This sequence is a window from uncultured Sphaerochaeta sp.. Protein-coding genes within it:
- a CDS encoding GNAT family N-acetyltransferase, producing the protein MTKDDRRKLTAQIDEWPPNAAFAADWNSLLAQTPFASAFDHLEWIEIGVGQFAKDTKILPCRFLDQEGTLACMGIFRITEESGKLLPRTVVRTIEFNSQRIIPFIGADQKTTAEAIEALRDAINKPVDSFDFFKLDPQGGTLEKISGFLDAKSLPHTLEVFNEQPYFPLVGTWVEYLSDRTQGHRKRIRRYTRKLWEKYPDYHFTRYQSKTDFTEESFSSVMEEVLALFNASWQAEALAEENALDDLKSFYKQVATVFLEKDMLDLCTLHCDHTLIAFELNLVYRGSVHMLFGAYNRDYADWSPGNAILSEIIQDSYKKGYEKIEFGGEYLDYKKLWTKSMAPSYHLRVHGNTLRAKIKKIIDR
- a CDS encoding glycosyltransferase family 4 protein yields the protein MKILIVTNLFPPVVLGGYEILCHQVVKALEDAGHTVTVLTSTVGAVPSSGSIIRELHVFQPFDKKVEGAMRSEKLRAARHNAQCMKDLLAKSSFDVIFMWSMLRLTPSCAAVAESSEVPVVYTFNDEHPSGYLPARFSLSPRVFFRWVLDATVFQSLTNRSLQFKFSTCISKLLKENLLKAGMPISGSQVIYQGIPISQFPLRDQGRSNEGPLRLLYAGQLHAYKGVHTLLEALGLIAESDEPTKYQCSIVGAGTDEYEKQLASHAERLRIPVSLMGKVTHEEMAALYRSHDVLVFPSIWPEPFGLTHLEAMASGIPVISTVNGGQGEFLFDGVNCLSFPPSDAECLAHQIQTLANDPDLYQSLVEAGRDTVEKGFTFSRYVADLQRLLKKAISQTR
- a CDS encoding SpoIIE family protein phosphatase, translating into MKDMNIEQICYKILLSIGDSLDLRKMLGMSLATYMKELGCTMGAVLLAKQDEQDFGLQIAYAVPRSLNRQESFKTLMDELSHASQLQDNLVTKVGDGRYYVMSLADMGLLVLYRQAEELPEALLDALRPLNHKLGTACKACLQNTALENSSQRFMEMANMLPGLIVELDKEHHITFYNRRTHELFRQIDSDEFHPDHVEDFFPQDEIEHIHNVLHTLEIKKTPLISEDFWMVNSRGTRFKVNFVLSPIHDGETIIGFRGIATDITERVRLEEEQKALLARVSDRVRELDCLFSILKLVADERNTLADIFNKAIGTIQTTFLSHASLTVGIEYGSNTYGNCRGDCKGLVQEAPIMVDSEKRGKLIIQIGKESTFTKEEILLIASLGTQFSSIAAKKETEEKIQSLYNDIMEDLDTAQSIQNYILPRWFKAEGNVIFSANYRPWAQIGGDLFDCLKISETRYVAYVADISGHGVQAALIMMGVKSVLGMILSTARPDCTPAEIVTRLNKTLSDGLFKDSYMTLCLCVVDVGSMSIQALNAGHPPMAIINRKQNTIRILDQLGDIPLGWDSDHEYSPSLVMEEPLSSDDMLVLYTDGVFESTNDAGETLELGRFLDLLHTDSNETEVAMMPQECHAMVDRNGFIHRQDDFTCIAMQVREPSEYSTVLELPASLTMVDKTAQECADFILKLGRSEMDAWRCRIVASEFMNNIIVHGLETSLDEIIALEVSVGEEIILTIRDRAAVWDLPPHPESSDQFFDLLNEDEEASGRGMQIIYSLTKDQKRRRIHNVNETTFILAPSESD